The Rubricoccus marinus nucleotide sequence GGGTCTGCTTTGAGGTTGGGGGGAATATCAGGTGCCCTTATACGATCAGGTCACTGTGTACCGTATGTTTGACTCCGCCTCCCGGCACGTGCTGATCCGATGAGCGGGATCTCTCAGCCCCGGTCGGTCATATGTCTCTGCCCGCCTATCTCTGGCGCTAGCACCACCCCATCCTACCACATGGAAACCACGCCCAACCGCGTGCCTACGCTGACCAAGAAAGACGTGGCCCGGCGCGTCTCAGAGCTTCAGGGAGTCCCTCTCTACAAATGCGAGCCCTGGGTCCACGCCGTCGTGATGTCGATCCGTCAGTTGATGGAAGAGGCAGACCCAGAGGTCCGCATCGAACTCCGCGACTTCGGCGTGTTCGAGGTCAAGAAGACGAAGGCCAAGCCGAAGGCACGCAACCCCAAAACGAACGAAACGGTGTTTATCCCGTCGCGCCGGAAGACGCACTTCAAACCCAGCAAAAAGCTCCGCGAGGTGCTGCAGGCGCCTCTGGCGGACCTCGGCTACGCCATCCCCGAAGGGAGCGCCGATTCGGAGCCGGTGCTCAACGGCCACCACGAGCACCAGTCCGCGTAGCGCTCGATGTGCTCCGTAGGTTTCGAGGCCGGGCATTGCGCCCGGCCTCGCGCTGTTTAAAGGCGGCGCGGTCTACCCTTACTCTGCCTCTGGCGCCAGAGGCCCCGCGCATGATCGACGCCCCGCCCCGTATAGCCGCTGTTGACGTGGGGCGCCGGAGCGTGGGCGTGGCGGTCGCCGATCCGTTGCGGATGTTCGCGAGAGCTGTGGGGACGTTCGTGCCGCCTGTGGCACTGAAAGAGCTGCAGGCGATCCACGCGCGCGATGGGATTGAGGTCGTCGTGGTGGGGTGGCCTCTGGCGGAGGATGGCTCAGAGGGGGAGGCCGTGCAGCGCACGAAGCCGTTTATCACCCGGTTGAAAAAGGCGCTGCCGGGCGTGGAGATCCAGGTGCAGGACGA carries:
- a CDS encoding HU family DNA-binding protein; this translates as METTPNRVPTLTKKDVARRVSELQGVPLYKCEPWVHAVVMSIRQLMEEADPEVRIELRDFGVFEVKKTKAKPKARNPKTNETVFIPSRRKTHFKPSKKLREVLQAPLADLGYAIPEGSADSEPVLNGHHEHQSA
- the ruvX gene encoding Holliday junction resolvase RuvX codes for the protein MIDAPPRIAAVDVGRRSVGVAVADPLRMFARAVGTFVPPVALKELQAIHARDGIEVVVVGWPLAEDGSEGEAVQRTKPFITRLKKALPGVEIQVQDERFSTRRAREALIANGVPRQKRRKAKGHVDAAAAAIILQDWLEDAEEGSD